A genomic stretch from Campylobacter lari subsp. concheus includes:
- the tkt gene encoding transketolase — protein MLQKQANTIRFLCADMIQKAKSGHPGAPMGLADIMSVLSTHLVHNPKDPTWLNRDRLVFSGGHASALLYSFLHLSGYDVSLEDLKNFRQLHSKTPGHPEIFTPGVEIATGPLGQGIANAVGFAMAAKKASLLLGEDIINHKVYCLCGDGDLQEGISYEACSLAGLHKLDNLIIIYDSNNISIEGDVAIAFNENVKERFRAQNFEVLEIDGHDFEQIDLALKTAKESKKPCLIIAHTTIAKGALELEGSHHSHGAPLGEELIKKAKEVLGFDPQKTFEIPEEVKIRFSAAIELGDLAQAKWNQKVQNLNAEKKALLKELLEPDFSKIQFPDFKGQDLATRDSNGVILNAIAKALPGFLGGSADLGPSNKTELKDMGDFPNGKNIHYGIREHAMAAISNAFARYGLFLPYCATFFIFSEYLKPAARIAALMKAKHFFIFTHDSIGVGEDGPTHQPIEQLSTFRAMPNSLTFRVADGVENVKAWQIALKTNMPSVFVLSRQKLSPLSEPVFGDVENGAYLLEENVNAQFTLLASGSEVSLCLKVAKVLKEKGVIANVVSMPCYELFIAQEKSYKERILQGKVIGVEAANSNELYRICDELYGIESFGESGKDKDVFEYFGFSEEKLSSYILSLCNEK, from the coding sequence ATGCTACAAAAACAAGCTAACACTATAAGATTTTTATGTGCTGATATGATACAAAAGGCAAAATCAGGCCATCCAGGTGCACCTATGGGTTTAGCAGATATTATGAGTGTTTTAAGTACTCATTTAGTACATAATCCAAAAGATCCCACATGGTTAAACCGCGATAGATTAGTTTTTTCAGGCGGTCATGCTAGCGCTTTGCTTTATAGTTTTTTGCATTTGAGTGGTTATGATGTAAGTTTAGAGGATTTAAAAAATTTCCGCCAATTACACTCTAAAACTCCAGGCCATCCTGAAATTTTTACCCCAGGTGTTGAAATCGCTACAGGACCTTTAGGGCAAGGTATTGCAAATGCGGTTGGTTTTGCTATGGCAGCTAAAAAAGCAAGTTTACTCTTGGGTGAGGATATTATCAATCACAAAGTATACTGTTTGTGTGGTGATGGGGATTTGCAAGAAGGAATTTCTTATGAAGCTTGTTCTTTGGCAGGACTTCACAAACTTGATAATTTAATCATCATTTATGATAGTAATAATATATCAATCGAAGGTGATGTGGCTATTGCCTTTAATGAAAATGTAAAAGAGCGTTTTAGAGCACAAAATTTTGAAGTACTTGAGATAGATGGACATGATTTTGAGCAAATTGATTTAGCATTAAAAACTGCTAAAGAAAGTAAAAAGCCTTGCTTGATTATCGCTCATACTACCATAGCTAAAGGGGCTTTAGAACTTGAAGGAAGCCATCATTCTCACGGAGCACCTTTGGGTGAAGAGCTTATTAAAAAAGCAAAAGAAGTTTTAGGTTTTGATCCGCAAAAAACTTTTGAAATTCCAGAGGAAGTTAAAATTCGCTTTAGTGCTGCAATAGAGCTTGGAGATTTAGCACAAGCTAAGTGGAATCAAAAAGTGCAAAATTTAAATGCAGAAAAAAAAGCTTTATTAAAAGAGCTTTTAGAGCCTGATTTTTCAAAAATACAATTCCCTGATTTTAAAGGACAAGATTTAGCTACTAGAGATAGCAATGGTGTGATTTTAAATGCTATTGCTAAAGCTTTACCGGGATTTTTAGGTGGTAGTGCAGATTTAGGTCCATCAAATAAAACCGAACTCAAAGATATGGGGGATTTTCCAAATGGAAAAAATATTCACTATGGTATAAGAGAGCATGCAATGGCTGCTATATCAAATGCTTTTGCTAGATATGGTTTATTTTTACCTTATTGTGCTACATTTTTTATATTTAGTGAGTATTTAAAACCTGCTGCAAGAATAGCAGCTTTGATGAAGGCTAAACATTTTTTCATTTTTACTCATGATAGTATAGGTGTAGGTGAAGATGGCCCAACACACCAACCTATAGAGCAACTTAGCACTTTTAGAGCTATGCCAAATTCATTAACATTTAGAGTAGCTGATGGGGTTGAAAATGTAAAAGCATGGCAGATCGCACTTAAAACTAACATGCCAAGTGTTTTTGTTTTATCACGTCAAAAATTAAGCCCTTTAAGCGAGCCTGTTTTTGGAGATGTTGAAAATGGGGCTTATTTATTAGAAGAAAATGTAAATGCGCAATTTACGCTTTTAGCAAGTGGTAGTGAAGTATCGCTGTGTTTAAAAGTAGCTAAGGTTTTAAAAGAAAAAGGTGTAATTGCCAACGTGGTTTCTATGCCTTGTTATGAATTATTTATTGCTCAAGAAAAATCTTATAAAGAAAGAATTTTACAAGGTAAAGTTATAGGTGTGGAAGCTGCAAATTCAAATGAACTTTATAGAATTTGCGATGAGCTTTATGGCATAGAAAGTTTTGGTGAGAGTGGTAAGGATAAAGATGTATTTGAGTATTTTGGATTTAGCGAGGAAAAATTAAGCTCGTATATTTTAAGTTTATGTAATGAAAAATAA
- a CDS encoding multidrug effflux MFS transporter, producing the protein MQKRTQIKGFEKLKLIIILGFLSAIAPLSTDMYLPALNEVEKSFQTNSFYTQLSLASFFIAFSLGQLFYGPLSDVYGRKKPLYIGLFLFISSSVACVLVDSIHIFIALRFFEALGGCVGVVVARAIVNDIFELKEAAGVYALMMIFTSLAPMLSPTFGGILLEFFSWRSIFLTLFILGFILFLLVIFSLKESNLNTQGKKFNHKEVIKSYKKILKDRRFVVYLLCGNLIFAGFFAYLTGSSFVFTRVFELSPQQYAALFGAHALSFVICANINARIVLKFSPYYVLPRALMVITFLTFLLILGATFELGFWAFEIPLCFIIASLGFILPNTTTLAMARSKQNAGSASALLGSAQFAMAGIMAFFVSLLNANTPIFLSIILGACTFLSLISYMSLINKRKLNKIKKKLSVISHA; encoded by the coding sequence ATGCAAAAACGCACTCAAATCAAAGGTTTTGAAAAACTCAAACTGATTATCATATTAGGTTTTTTATCTGCCATAGCACCACTTTCAACCGACATGTATCTACCTGCTTTAAATGAAGTAGAAAAAAGTTTCCAAACCAATTCTTTTTACACTCAACTTTCCCTTGCAAGCTTTTTTATAGCCTTTTCCTTGGGACAGCTTTTTTATGGACCATTAAGTGATGTATATGGAAGAAAAAAACCTTTATATATAGGACTTTTTCTTTTTATTTCTTCAAGTGTTGCCTGTGTTTTAGTAGATTCTATTCACATTTTTATAGCTTTACGTTTTTTTGAAGCTTTAGGAGGTTGTGTTGGTGTTGTAGTAGCAAGAGCTATAGTAAATGATATTTTTGAACTTAAAGAAGCAGCAGGAGTTTATGCTTTGATGATGATTTTTACATCTTTAGCTCCTATGCTCTCACCTACTTTTGGCGGAATTTTACTAGAATTTTTTTCTTGGCGAAGCATATTTTTGACATTATTTATCTTGGGTTTTATCTTATTTTTACTTGTTATTTTTTCTTTAAAAGAAAGCAATCTCAACACTCAAGGTAAAAAATTTAATCACAAAGAAGTTATAAAAAGTTATAAAAAAATCTTAAAAGATCGTCGTTTTGTGGTGTATTTGCTTTGTGGGAATTTAATTTTTGCAGGATTTTTTGCTTATTTAACTGGTTCATCTTTTGTTTTTACGCGTGTTTTTGAACTCAGCCCTCAACAATATGCAGCTCTTTTTGGGGCTCATGCTTTAAGTTTTGTTATATGTGCCAATATAAACGCAAGGATAGTTCTTAAATTTTCACCTTATTATGTTTTGCCTAGAGCCCTTATGGTGATTACTTTTTTAACTTTTTTACTCATTTTAGGAGCAACTTTTGAACTAGGTTTTTGGGCTTTTGAAATTCCTTTGTGCTTTATCATAGCAAGTTTGGGTTTTATCCTTCCAAATACTACCACTTTAGCTATGGCAAGATCAAAACAAAATGCAGGTAGTGCTTCAGCACTTTTAGGCTCAGCACAATTTGCTATGGCAGGAATAATGGCTTTTTTTGTAAGTCTTTTAAATGCTAATACACCTATATTTTTATCAATTATACTAGGAGCTTGCACTTTTTTATCTTTGATTTCTTATATGAGTTTGATTAACAAAAGAAAGTTGAATAAAATTAAAAAGAAGTTAAGCGTGATTTCTCACGCTTAA
- a CDS encoding DUF7488 domain-containing protein, which translates to MRILLCILGITCVLFAVPRPSFNDFLGCYEKNKASMLIYEGLPAFALNENTLAVVKTKNAKLNSYTKYDPFLNLYLVKTDFSLIPAPMGNEEELTRNSWVGILDNNQSYIGHLKYFGQSLTERDQLDFTSKIGELNSPCCKMLGISLEDGKLIGNRYLKHFAKYPDVYWGDIGVDFDMRDGKIYVKNVRKNGQFLLNDELVSVDGQVYDDIRKLNEKILFADRGATLYFNMLRDNKDVNISTTVFDKDLGIFAKPKKVVQAKPTSFYSNLGLRVDMKMNVTEVTPNSKAQMAGFLKGDKILRINNQKINNFNELQTILTQANTFDVLISRQASNIPSAKNNDFEHFNKGYFDFFIRLNK; encoded by the coding sequence ATGAGAATTTTACTTTGTATTTTGGGTATAACTTGTGTACTTTTTGCTGTGCCAAGACCGAGTTTTAATGATTTTTTGGGTTGTTATGAAAAGAACAAAGCTAGTATGTTAATTTATGAGGGTTTACCCGCTTTTGCTTTAAATGAAAATACCCTAGCAGTAGTTAAAACTAAAAATGCAAAATTAAACAGCTATACCAAATATGATCCTTTTTTAAATTTATATTTAGTAAAAACTGATTTTAGTTTAATCCCTGCACCTATGGGAAACGAAGAAGAATTAACACGTAATAGCTGGGTGGGAATTTTAGATAATAACCAAAGTTATATAGGACATTTAAAGTATTTTGGACAAAGTTTAACAGAGCGTGATCAGCTTGATTTTACTTCTAAAATTGGAGAGCTTAACTCACCATGTTGTAAAATGCTTGGTATAAGCTTAGAAGATGGTAAACTTATAGGTAATCGTTATTTAAAACACTTTGCAAAATATCCTGATGTTTATTGGGGTGATATAGGTGTGGATTTTGATATGCGTGATGGCAAAATTTATGTTAAAAATGTACGTAAAAATGGACAATTTTTGCTTAATGATGAGCTTGTGAGTGTAGATGGACAAGTTTATGATGATATAAGAAAATTAAATGAGAAAATTTTATTTGCTGATCGTGGTGCAACTTTGTATTTTAATATGCTAAGAGATAATAAAGATGTAAATATTTCTACGACTGTTTTTGATAAAGATTTGGGTATTTTTGCTAAACCTAAAAAAGTAGTTCAAGCCAAGCCAACTTCTTTTTATAGCAATTTAGGATTGCGCGTAGATATGAAAATGAATGTTACAGAGGTAACTCCAAATTCTAAAGCACAAATGGCTGGATTTTTAAAAGGGGATAAGATTTTAAGAATTAATAATCAAAAAATCAACAATTTCAATGAGCTTCAAACCATATTAACTCAAGCTAATACTTTTGATGTTTTAATCTCAAGACAAGCAAGCAATATCCCTTCAGCAAAAAATAATGATTTTGAACATTTTAATAAAGGATATTTTGACTTCTTTATAAGGCTAAATAAGTGA
- a CDS encoding UDP-N-acetylmuramoyl-L-alanyl-D-glutamate--2,6-diaminopimelate ligase codes for MIVKIENTFICDNSNECEKGCFFLKTTQNEKFLHQALEKQAKVISVSECKKLLNIDENIKIIGITGTNGKTTTAGAIYSILLDLGYKCALMGTRGSFINDKNITPKGLTTAPILQTLELLSLASKEKCDFLIMEVSSHALVQNRIEGLEFKAKIFTNITQDHLDFHQNFQNYQAAKESFFTDECMKFINKDAKAISFNVKGAFTYGVENPSYYHIKAYALKNGIEAVVNFGKETFMIDSSLVGLFNLYNLLAASACVNELVKPNLKELEQAISNFGGIEGRMQVVAKDVIVDFAHTPDGIEKVLDALKYRDLIVVFGAGGDRDKTKRPLMAKIAKHYAKKLIITSDNPRSEEPMDIINDILSGIEKDENVFIECDRKEAIKKALELKMKNDFVVILGKGDETYQEIKGVKYPFNDKEVVLEILKEGK; via the coding sequence ATGATAGTAAAGATTGAAAATACTTTCATTTGTGATAATTCTAATGAATGTGAAAAAGGATGTTTTTTCTTAAAAACTACTCAAAATGAAAAATTTCTTCATCAAGCTTTGGAAAAACAAGCAAAGGTTATTAGTGTTAGTGAATGTAAAAAGCTTTTAAATATAGATGAAAATATAAAAATCATAGGTATTACAGGTACAAATGGCAAGACAACTACTGCCGGAGCCATTTATTCTATCTTGCTTGATTTGGGTTATAAATGTGCTTTAATGGGAACTAGAGGTAGTTTTATAAATGATAAAAATATCACTCCAAAAGGCTTAACCACTGCTCCTATTTTACAAACTTTAGAACTTTTATCTTTAGCAAGTAAAGAAAAATGTGACTTTTTGATTATGGAAGTAAGCTCACATGCTTTGGTGCAAAATCGTATTGAAGGACTTGAATTTAAAGCTAAAATTTTTACTAATATTACACAAGATCATTTAGATTTTCATCAAAATTTTCAAAATTATCAAGCAGCAAAAGAAAGTTTTTTTACCGATGAATGTATGAAATTTATTAATAAAGATGCAAAAGCTATAAGTTTTAATGTTAAAGGTGCTTTTACTTATGGAGTGGAAAATCCAAGTTATTATCATATCAAAGCTTATGCTTTAAAAAATGGTATTGAAGCTGTGGTAAATTTTGGCAAAGAAACTTTTATGATTGATTCTTCTTTGGTAGGACTTTTTAATCTTTATAATCTTTTAGCTGCAAGTGCTTGTGTGAATGAACTTGTTAAACCAAATTTAAAAGAACTTGAACAGGCCATTAGTAATTTTGGTGGTATTGAGGGTAGAATGCAAGTAGTTGCAAAAGATGTGATTGTAGATTTTGCTCATACGCCAGATGGTATAGAAAAAGTTTTAGATGCTTTAAAATATCGTGATTTGATTGTGGTTTTTGGAGCAGGAGGAGATAGAGATAAAACTAAGCGTCCATTAATGGCTAAAATTGCTAAACACTATGCTAAAAAACTCATCATCACAAGTGATAATCCACGCTCAGAAGAGCCTATGGATATTATTAATGATATTTTAAGTGGCATAGAAAAAGATGAGAATGTTTTTATAGAATGTGATAGAAAAGAAGCGATAAAAAAGGCATTAGAGCTTAAAATGAAAAACGATTTTGTAGTGATTTTGGGTAAGGGTGATGAAACTTATCAAGAGATTAAGGGTGTAAAATATCCTTTTAATGATAAAGAAGTAGTATTAGAGATATTAAAAGAAGGAAAATAA
- a CDS encoding iron-sulfur cluster biogenesis protein NfuA: MPFSDEELVEPVKASLAKTMHILENDGGGLDFLGVKNGVVYVKLTGACHGCPSSGTTLKYGLEKQLKIDIHPDITIVNLAGGESEFAKL, translated from the coding sequence ATGCCTTTTAGTGATGAGGAATTAGTTGAGCCTGTAAAAGCAAGCCTAGCTAAAACAATGCATATTTTAGAAAATGATGGCGGTGGGCTTGATTTTTTAGGTGTAAAAAATGGTGTAGTTTATGTAAAGCTAACGGGAGCTTGTCATGGTTGTCCTTCAAGTGGAACGACTTTAAAATATGGTTTAGAAAAACAGCTTAAGATTGATATACATCCAGATATTACTATAGTGAATTTAGCAGGCGGAGAAAGCGAATTTGCAAAATTATAA
- a CDS encoding MlaE family lipid ABC transporter permease subunit, producing MIKDVKNQECIFSIFGIWDKTSVGKLEKLDFPAQKNIIFDFTNLDFIDTAGIRYFLALENEFKQKGFEFSRVNLKSEHAKLFELCQKHYKSFHNTHENKKTIKDFFENLGKKIVESFTLLVQFLNFIGLIIYTCFKTLLNPKKLRFRAFLYHVENSAINALPIIMLTSLLVGVVLAYQAAYQLAQFGANIYIVDLMGISATRELAPLISAIVIAGRSASSYTAQIGVMKLTDEIDAMKTMGFKESEFIILPRVLALALAMPLVVIVADILSIIGGIVVAWFSLEISASEFMSRFKEAVELRHIIIGLIKAPIFGFLIASIACFRGFFVQKTTESIGVYTTKSVVNAIFWVIAFDAIFSVFLTKAGF from the coding sequence ATAATCAAAGATGTTAAAAATCAAGAATGTATTTTTAGCATCTTTGGTATATGGGATAAAACTAGTGTAGGAAAATTGGAAAAATTAGATTTTCCTGCTCAAAAAAATATTATTTTTGATTTTACTAATTTAGATTTTATAGACACTGCTGGGATTAGGTATTTTCTAGCTTTAGAAAATGAATTTAAGCAAAAAGGTTTTGAGTTTAGTAGAGTAAATCTTAAAAGCGAGCATGCTAAGCTTTTTGAACTTTGTCAAAAACACTACAAAAGTTTTCATAATACTCATGAAAATAAAAAAACAATCAAAGATTTTTTTGAAAATTTAGGAAAAAAGATTGTTGAATCTTTTACACTCTTGGTGCAGTTTTTAAATTTTATAGGGCTTATTATTTACACTTGTTTTAAAACACTTTTAAACCCTAAAAAACTTCGCTTTAGAGCATTTTTATATCATGTAGAAAATAGTGCTATCAATGCTTTGCCTATTATTATGCTAACTTCATTGCTTGTAGGTGTAGTACTTGCTTATCAAGCTGCGTATCAACTTGCACAATTTGGAGCTAATATTTATATTGTTGATTTAATGGGAATTTCTGCTACTAGAGAGCTTGCGCCATTAATTAGTGCTATTGTTATAGCTGGTAGGAGTGCAAGTTCTTATACAGCTCAAATTGGGGTGATGAAACTTACTGATGAAATTGATGCGATGAAAACTATGGGCTTTAAAGAAAGTGAGTTTATCATTTTGCCTAGGGTTTTAGCCTTAGCACTTGCTATGCCTTTAGTGGTAATAGTAGCTGATATTTTAAGTATTATAGGTGGAATTGTAGTTGCTTGGTTTAGTTTAGAAATTAGTGCGAGTGAGTTTATGAGTCGTTTTAAAGAAGCGGTGGAGTTAAGACATATCATCATAGGACTTATAAAAGCACCTATTTTTGGATTTTTGATTGCTTCTATTGCTTGTTTTAGAGGATTTTTTGTGCAAAAAACTACTGAAAGTATAGGTGTTTATACGACAAAAAGTGTGGTAAATGCTATTTTTTGGGTGATAGCTTTTGATGCGATTTTTTCTGTATTTTTAACAAAGGCTGGATTTTGA
- the flgE gene encoding flagellar hook protein FlgE, which produces MMRSLWAGVSGLQAHQYAMDVEGNNIANVNTFGFKYSRADFSTLMSQTSKIATAPDGNLGGKNPMQVGLGAGVNSTTRIHSQGNIQTTDKNTDMAINGDGFFIVSNDGGTTQYYTRAGDFKTDAVGNFVDNNGYTVQGWNYNQETGQIDSSTSVGDIVIPPGMSMPARPSTSVSLTANLDSGNTLGMNASAKRPIYALDSTHGRRDDTGTVIDENDTGHTEFYTTSKTGAQVTEKGVDMGVVFNAQGEGLNLRDGQGIWVSYADAKWTSERAFANPDLPTNITDATIGSQYTFWGYTNADGTQVPAVLDITINGVNIRAEGVGKETFLNAINAKTAETGVVASIVDGRFTLTNDNSTGTTAKSKNINFTINAAANTAGQNFTVRQGAHGQGYQDVPAFGANITGGAGRDGRAVSVITAHEYIYSSNNVDIGANPNPNAQTAQDANMPQPTGQRFFHTTEDLRELLQRDARWGVDYDGDGVLENWGTVGNPAGAPGQADANAGVEVVVESDGRFKITNPKVNDAKDMTFKVTGYSNEANKIATNDKFTAMFSALDGNFNAGNNEKYSQDMYLSAHTASIEIFDSLGTRHELTVQFTKQTKTADGGAEWSIIISVPEPAEINFSGDGAPGNIVVGNLRFGNDGSLQSYTPNVLNFTGNNGSKPDQVIKLDFGTTGAFDGLTSYDKDSATTKQETDGYTGGNLKPDALRTDENGYIYGEFTNGKTLALAKVALATFPNNMGLEEMGNNLYKATANSGTATIGHAGEGGRGGLKGSAIEMSNVDLSRALTELIVIQRGYQANSKTITTSDQLLNTLLQLKQ; this is translated from the coding sequence ATGATGAGATCTCTTTGGGCTGGAGTTTCAGGACTTCAAGCACACCAATACGCAATGGATGTAGAAGGTAACAACATAGCCAATGTTAATACATTTGGTTTTAAATATTCTCGTGCAGATTTCTCAACTCTTATGAGTCAAACTTCTAAGATAGCTACAGCTCCAGATGGCAATCTAGGTGGTAAAAATCCTATGCAAGTAGGGCTTGGTGCAGGTGTGAATTCTACTACCAGAATTCATTCTCAAGGTAATATCCAAACCACAGATAAAAACACCGATATGGCTATTAATGGAGATGGATTTTTTATCGTTTCAAATGATGGTGGCACTACTCAGTATTATACTCGTGCAGGGGACTTTAAAACAGATGCAGTAGGAAATTTCGTAGATAATAATGGTTATACTGTTCAAGGTTGGAATTATAACCAAGAAACAGGTCAGATTGACTCATCAACTTCAGTGGGTGATATAGTGATACCACCAGGTATGAGTATGCCTGCTAGACCAAGTACTTCTGTAAGTCTTACAGCAAATTTAGATAGTGGTAATACTCTAGGTATGAATGCTTCTGCTAAGCGTCCTATCTATGCGCTTGATTCTACTCATGGTAGAAGAGATGATACTGGTACGGTTATAGATGAAAATGATACTGGCCATACTGAGTTTTATACGACTTCAAAAACCGGAGCTCAAGTTACTGAAAAAGGTGTGGATATGGGCGTAGTGTTTAATGCTCAAGGTGAGGGCTTAAACCTGCGCGATGGTCAAGGAATATGGGTAAGTTATGCTGATGCTAAGTGGACTAGCGAGCGAGCCTTTGCAAATCCTGATTTACCAACTAATATTACTGATGCTACAATAGGAAGTCAATATACATTTTGGGGTTATACTAATGCAGATGGCACACAAGTCCCAGCGGTATTGGACATTACTATTAATGGAGTAAATATTCGAGCAGAAGGTGTAGGCAAAGAAACTTTTTTAAATGCTATTAATGCTAAAACAGCTGAAACAGGTGTGGTAGCATCCATAGTAGATGGGAGATTTACTTTAACTAATGATAATAGTACAGGTACTACTGCAAAATCAAAAAATATTAATTTTACCATAAATGCAGCTGCTAATACAGCGGGACAAAATTTTACAGTTCGACAAGGAGCACACGGTCAAGGATATCAGGATGTACCTGCTTTTGGTGCTAATATAACAGGTGGTGCAGGTAGAGATGGAAGAGCTGTAAGTGTCATCACAGCACATGAATATATTTATAGTTCTAATAATGTAGATATAGGAGCCAACCCTAATCCAAATGCACAAACTGCTCAAGATGCAAATATGCCTCAACCAACAGGACAGAGATTTTTTCATACCACAGAGGATTTAAGAGAACTTTTGCAAAGAGATGCAAGATGGGGCGTGGACTATGATGGTGATGGTGTTTTAGAAAACTGGGGTACTGTTGGTAATCCAGCGGGAGCTCCTGGACAAGCAGATGCTAATGCTGGGGTAGAAGTAGTAGTAGAGAGTGATGGTAGATTTAAAATCACTAACCCTAAAGTAAATGATGCCAAAGATATGACTTTTAAGGTTACAGGTTATTCTAATGAAGCTAATAAAATAGCAACTAATGATAAATTTACAGCCATGTTTAGCGCTTTGGATGGAAATTTCAATGCAGGAAATAATGAAAAATACTCTCAAGATATGTATCTTTCAGCACATACTGCTAGTATAGAGATTTTTGATTCATTAGGTACTAGACATGAATTAACTGTGCAATTTACCAAACAAACCAAAACAGCAGATGGTGGAGCTGAGTGGTCTATCATCATATCAGTACCTGAGCCTGCAGAGATTAATTTTAGTGGAGATGGTGCACCAGGAAATATAGTAGTGGGGAATTTAAGATTTGGTAATGATGGATCGCTTCAAAGCTATACACCTAATGTTTTAAATTTCACAGGAAATAATGGTTCAAAACCTGATCAAGTTATAAAACTTGATTTTGGTACTACTGGAGCATTTGATGGCTTAACAAGTTATGATAAAGACTCAGCTACAACCAAACAAGAAACAGACGGTTATACCGGAGGTAATCTAAAACCAGATGCATTAAGAACTGATGAGAATGGTTATATCTATGGAGAATTTACAAATGGTAAAACTCTAGCTTTAGCTAAGGTTGCTCTAGCTACTTTCCCAAATAACATGGGTCTTGAAGAAATGGGTAATAACCTTTATAAAGCTACTGCAAACTCAGGAACAGCAACTATAGGTCATGCTGGTGAAGGTGGTAGAGGTGGCTTAAAAGGATCAGCTATAGAAATGTCAAATGTGGATTTAAGCCGTGCATTAACTGAACTTATCGTAATCCAAAGGGGTTATCAAGCAAACTCAAAAACGATTACAACAAGCGATCAGCTTTTAAACACTTTACTTCAATTAAAACAATAA
- a CDS encoding geranyl diphosphate synthase / farnesyl diphosphate synthase, protein MLEKFKQHLEQNFPKTQSFHPFFNEALKWMLEAGGKHFRAQLLLGIVNAKNPALFEKALNAALALEFIHTYSLIHDDLPAMDNASLRRGKQTLHKKYDETTAILVGDALNTQAFLLLSRLKLEENIRLKLIETLAFNAGLGGMIIGQAIDCYFEDTPLNLEQVEFLHIHKTARLIAASLKMGCEICELDEKECEQIYEIGLLIGLVFQIKDDIIDATLDTKEAGKPTHNDLHKNSFVKLLGLEGAKKAKDDKIALCEEKMKNLDSKLANELQILIDKYLKG, encoded by the coding sequence ATTTTAGAAAAATTCAAACAGCATTTAGAGCAAAATTTTCCTAAAACTCAAAGTTTTCATCCATTTTTCAATGAAGCTTTAAAATGGATGTTAGAAGCTGGTGGGAAGCATTTTAGAGCCCAACTGCTTTTAGGGATAGTGAATGCTAAAAATCCTGCTTTGTTTGAAAAGGCTTTAAATGCGGCTTTGGCTTTGGAATTTATCCACACCTACTCCTTGATACATGATGATTTACCTGCTATGGATAATGCTTCTTTGCGCAGAGGAAAACAAACCTTACATAAAAAATATGATGAAACTACCGCTATTTTAGTGGGCGATGCTTTAAATACTCAAGCTTTTTTATTACTTTCTAGGCTTAAATTAGAAGAAAATATTAGATTAAAACTCATAGAAACTTTAGCTTTTAATGCAGGGCTTGGTGGTATGATCATCGGTCAGGCGATTGATTGTTATTTTGAAGATACGCCTTTAAATTTAGAACAAGTTGAGTTTTTGCATATTCATAAAACTGCAAGATTAATCGCAGCAAGCTTAAAAATGGGTTGTGAAATTTGTGAGTTAGATGAAAAAGAATGCGAGCAAATTTATGAAATAGGGCTTTTGATAGGATTGGTTTTTCAAATCAAAGATGATATTATCGATGCAACTTTAGATACGAAAGAAGCAGGAAAGCCAACTCATAATGACTTGCACAAAAATTCTTTTGTAAAACTTTTGGGTTTAGAAGGTGCTAAAAAGGCAAAAGATGATAAAATTGCATTATGTGAAGAAAAAATGAAAAATTTAGATTCTAAGCTTGCTAATGAGCTTCAAATTTTGATTGATAAATATTTAAAAGGTTAA
- a CDS encoding YbaB/EbfC family nucleoid-associated protein, giving the protein MFENMDFSKMGELLTKAQEKANELEQEALKKEFSAKSGGGLVKVSANGKGEIIDINIDDSLLEDKESMQILLIAAINDVMKMVEQNKKSMASNLFSGMGML; this is encoded by the coding sequence ATGTTTGAAAATATGGATTTTTCTAAAATGGGCGAGCTTTTGACTAAGGCTCAAGAAAAAGCAAATGAATTAGAACAAGAAGCTTTAAAAAAAGAATTTAGTGCAAAGAGTGGCGGTGGTTTAGTCAAAGTTAGTGCTAATGGAAAAGGTGAAATCATCGATATAAATATTGATGATTCTTTGTTAGAAGATAAAGAGTCTATGCAAATTTTATTAATAGCAGCAATTAATGATGTGATGAAAATGGTAGAACAAAATAAAAAATCAATGGCTAGTAATTTATTTAGCGGAATGGGAATGCTATGA